One Cryptosporidium parvum Iowa II chromosome 1, whole genome shotgun sequence genomic window, taaacTTGCTAATAATAGATAACACTGTTCAAAATTCGGGTCATTTTCTCCAATCTTAGACTATTTTCCTATtaaactttttattataagtTCTTAGGTATATACAACAtctatatttttgaatgattCATTTTAAACCAAAATTATAAACCTAAAAAATTATCGATAAATATTACTGTAAGTATTCGAATTTTCAATCTACtaaattacaaataatcTAGTCTtgcaaaaattaaaatcattataatctatttaattgaaatttttgttaatgtaaaaatctaataaacgattttgtttttttgtattctatgcaaatttaattcttatttCTCCATTAagagaaataaatataccGAAATAATCGCCTAAGCAATTACAAATAAAGCCTGAATAGTGAATAGCaatgattatttaaatataaaattaaaaaaaaatatatttcacTAAATAATTAGCCTTCCCTAAATGTATTACGTATACATTGCTATAATTTTCAATCTTAGCAGAAAagttttaatgaaattcttGTTTTCCAAAACTTAGAAAATTGATTagtaaaatttttaaaagcCAACCAAAATATCACTTTATTGGGGTTGCAATAAGATAAAtgtttgaaaaaatttaacaaataaaatatcaattaaCCAGATATAACCTTAAAATATGTTTTACAATATTTTCGAGTAAACCAAAAGTTTTAACcaaaaaagatttaattgtaaataactctgaatttattactaattattgcaataataatcataatcataataatatcttgctttttaataattcaactCGATTATTAACgatttaattccaaattacGATTTCATTGATATGAAAGTGTAATTAACTTAAAATATTCACGAAAAGAAATGTTTAAAATTACTTGGTAGAGCAAAGTCAAACGGAGTAGTGGCAACTACACCCTTGAAAAAAATCGGCCAAAAATTTCAGGTTAAAAACTTAGTAATTCCTTCtgaaaaaatgaaataaaaccGCTTAAGATGAATTCTTCATGTTAATTCGAACagtttaaaatttttaaattataatatgcgttctttataatattactgGATGAATATAAAATCCAATAAATAACTCAAATATTGGTGTAAGagataaaatataaattattacgTCGTCAGGAAGACTAGAAATAAACCAAATAACTGTCTTGTTCTTGACATAAACGCAAAGATTGAGGCATAAACTTATAATAGGTATAATTGAAAGCCAGGATATGATTAAtgatttttgaaataaaaaatggCAATGGTAAAATGGATAAAGTATCGGCGAAATGGCAACGTAGTAACTATTAACATTGTAGTAAACCAGTGCAACAACaggaataaataaaaaataatatgatGGAGACTTAACTACTTCCATTCCAATACATGAGAAGAAGTGCCCTGCTGTATACATTGTCAAATACACTGACAATGTCGAACAAATTAAATCAGGAATTTCACTTTTGAAAAAGCTATTTCCATGTAAACAGATAAAGCTCCATATTAtagatattattatcaaaagcACGTAAGTTTCCAATAAATACTCTTTGAATGCAAATGACCCTACTGAAAGTGTTAATATGATTACACTTACAAAcataaaaaatttgaaaatgcaTGAATCACTAACATGAAGaaaatacaataaataaGCCAcagaaatagaaaaaacAACACATTTTATAATTGAATAGGCGCCAATGTTACTTAATTTAACCATATCAGAATTATTGAATGCAATTGCTTGTTTCTGAATCAGTATACCTTTCTCCAGGTTAGAATCAGAATTTGATGTTGATGACATAAACCTTTTAAATT contains:
- a CDS encoding membrane associated protein with 11 transmembrane domains regions, with translation MEENSVKFGNIDEEVSEKFVYNYFITGIIIGICKWIIIIAHFFCLNRNGASLLPIVEQSGFSFGTLLAHSLNVAIPLYMSLLGSQNYYLTILEKKSYKVRKNSFTYMVVPGIIYFFLSILLNFIGIPKHVSGSQLGMSPSKIFSIFKPGFLSFFLLAYLIMLFFSPFVAISIPSSGSIMEFKRFMSSTSNSDSNLEKGILIQKQAIAFNNSDMVKLSNIGAYSIIKCVVFSISVAYLLYFLHVSDSCIFKFFMFVSVIILTLSVGSFAFKEYLLETYVLLIIISIIWSFICLHGNSFFKSEIPDLICSTLSVYLTMYTAGHFFSCIGMEVVKSPSYYFLFIPVVALVYYNVNSYYVAISPILYPFYHCHFLFQKSLIISWLSIIPIISLCLNLCVYVKNKTVIWFISSLPDDVIIYILSLTPIFELFIGFYIHPVIL